The Streptomyces phaeolivaceus genome has a window encoding:
- a CDS encoding LysR substrate-binding domain-containing protein, translating into MLDGTLDLAFAALPGDYLPGLKAHPITSEPILPACPDDHPLTRRRVVLLAELGGESFVGFPPDGGPRSARTGCSWQPWCVGDRCGRPRYPHGARTGQGQKRLRVLSVSMAAGSRPVALRPCARRRGGRSR; encoded by the coding sequence GTGCTCGACGGCACGCTCGATCTGGCCTTCGCCGCCCTGCCCGGCGACTATCTGCCCGGCCTGAAGGCACACCCAATAACCTCCGAGCCGATCTTGCCGGCCTGCCCGGACGACCACCCGCTGACCCGGCGCCGGGTCGTCCTGCTCGCTGAACTCGGCGGCGAGAGTTTCGTGGGATTTCCTCCGGATGGGGGACCCCGTTCAGCGCGGACCGGCTGTTCCTGGCAGCCGTGGTGCGTCGGTGATCGCTGTGGAAGACCCCGGTATCCCCACGGTGCTCGAACTGGTCAAGGACAAAAGCGGCTTCGCGTTCTGAGCGTCTCGATGGCCGCGGGCTCACGCCCCGTCGCCCTCCGGCCGTGCGCCCGGAGGCGTGGTGGGAGGTCTCGCTGA
- a CDS encoding helix-turn-helix domain-containing protein, giving the protein MPRQPRKPASPCTRSQGQRPCGQRTDTDAADAAHRGTRWPSRSSGPPRPPLKILATSSPGRPATSRAAACLHLVQSALSVSIRSLERELGGRLFDRTTHRVELIDAGRVLLAEARSALSAVDAARDAVAAAHGGLGGTVPLGRRTR; this is encoded by the coding sequence GTGCCACGACAACCTCGAAAACCAGCATCACCGTGCACGCGGTCACAGGGCCAGCGGCCTTGCGGCCAGCGGACCGACACCGATGCCGCCGATGCAGCTCACCGAGGTACGCGGTGGCCGTCGCGGTCGTCAGGCCCACCGAGGCCCCCATTGAAGATCCTGGCCACCAGCAGTCCTGGCAGGCCCGCAACGAGCCGTGCTGCGGCTTGCCTCCACCTTGTCCAGTCGGCGTTGTCCGTCTCCATTCGGTCGCTGGAACGGGAGTTGGGCGGCCGGCTGTTCGATCGCACCACCCACCGCGTCGAACTCATCGATGCGGGGCGGGTGCTGCTGGCGGAGGCGCGTAGCGCGCTGAGCGCGGTGGATGCCGCCCGAGACGCCGTCGCTGCTGCGCACGGCGGACTGGGCGGCACCGTGCCGCTCGGCAGACGCACTCGCTGA
- a CDS encoding XdhC family protein — protein MLDIAQALHPWIAQGRDVAVATVVAVSGSTPRPPGAALAVDAHGTAIGSVSGGCVEGAVYELCEQALADGETTSARFGYSDDDAFAVGLTCGGVIDILVTPVRSDTPGRNVYATVLAAAEAGDAVALARITDGPTEVMGHALLVRPDGSYEGGFGAHPGLDRTAAAEARALLDAGRTGTVTVGADGSYCGRPLTLLVESTVPAPRMIVFGAIDFASALVRLGKFLGYHVTVCDARPVFATRARFPDADEVVVDWPHRYLAATAMDGRTVLCVLTHDAKFDIPLLRLALRLPVAYIGALGSRRTHEDRQRRLRDAGVTVGELARLRSPIGLDLGGRTAEETALSIAAEVVAARRGGTGAPLTGAHIPIHHDGPAKPLGATAARSRAALG, from the coding sequence ATGCTGGACATTGCCCAAGCCCTGCACCCATGGATCGCGCAAGGACGCGACGTCGCCGTGGCCACCGTCGTGGCGGTGAGCGGCAGCACGCCTCGTCCACCCGGCGCCGCGCTCGCCGTCGACGCCCACGGTACGGCGATCGGGTCGGTCTCCGGCGGCTGCGTGGAGGGGGCCGTGTACGAGTTGTGCGAACAGGCCCTGGCTGACGGCGAGACGACGTCGGCACGCTTCGGCTACAGCGACGACGACGCCTTCGCCGTGGGCCTGACCTGCGGCGGAGTCATCGACATCCTCGTCACGCCGGTCCGCTCGGACACTCCCGGACGGAACGTGTACGCCACGGTGCTTGCCGCCGCCGAGGCGGGGGATGCCGTGGCACTGGCTCGGATCACGGACGGGCCGACCGAGGTGATGGGGCACGCTCTTCTCGTACGCCCCGACGGCTCGTACGAGGGTGGCTTCGGCGCCCACCCCGGACTGGACCGCACGGCCGCCGCTGAGGCCCGAGCGCTCTTGGACGCGGGGCGCACCGGGACGGTCACCGTCGGGGCCGACGGCTCGTACTGCGGACGGCCGCTCACTCTGCTGGTCGAGTCGACCGTTCCGGCACCGCGCATGATCGTGTTCGGCGCGATCGACTTCGCCTCGGCGCTGGTGCGGCTCGGCAAGTTCCTCGGTTACCACGTGACCGTGTGCGACGCCCGCCCCGTGTTCGCCACCAGAGCACGGTTCCCGGACGCGGACGAGGTGGTCGTCGACTGGCCGCACCGCTATCTCGCAGCGACCGCCATGGACGGACGCACCGTGCTGTGTGTGCTCACCCACGATGCCAAGTTCGACATCCCGCTCCTGCGGCTGGCACTGCGGCTACCGGTCGCGTACATCGGGGCCCTGGGCTCCCGCCGCACCCACGAAGATCGCCAACGGCGTCTGCGCGATGCCGGAGTCACCGTGGGGGAGTTGGCACGCCTGCGCTCTCCCATAGGCCTCGATCTCGGGGGGCGGACCGCGGAGGAGACCGCACTGTCCATCGCCGCCGAAGTCGTCGCCGCCCGGCGCGGCGGCACCGGCGCGCCGCTGACCGGCGCGCACATCCCGATCCACCACGACGGCCCGGCCAAGCCGCTCGGCGCAACCGCCGCACGGAGCCGTGCGGCCTTGGGCTGA
- a CDS encoding CocE/NonD family hydrolase, translating to MSAPGTAAGTSGGPEMLVERDVAIPMSDGAVLRANVYRPADGGRCPVIVSATPYGKDVHVRNLFPSVWQVLLDHYPEVLEASSGQHMIWECIDPEVWVCHGYAVVQMDVRGTGKSAGFMEPNSPAQIDDCCDAIAWAGEQPWSSGSVGLVGLGYITAANWRVAARKAPCLKAIIPCQGTYDFYRDRTHNDGIYSSGFTTHWWEREGKNNQHGNPACTLPDMYTGEVNTGPPLSEEELVRNRVDYPGEILAHPLLDEWHQARTADLAAIDLPALVVANWGGLGLQSRGTINGWKGLSSPEKWLLVEDGSYFFTFFTPERVALFRAFFDRHLKGIDNDFDLSRVSVAVRTVDGGADIVEGSDWPLPSTTLRSLHLDFAENMLSPTAPERPTQASYSPFEDAVILSTAPLEEELTLAGPLASRLWLSCETPDTDLFITVQAFAPDGEEVTFLAAVDPAAPLTQGWLRVSQRKLDPDRSTELEPLHTHDERQPLVPGEVYEVTVSLWPTSLRLPAGSRLQLTIAGRDFERAEGQKPVVFMSHDDPRDRPAEIFGGRVTLHSSPEWPSAVVLPVL from the coding sequence ATGAGCGCGCCGGGAACGGCAGCGGGAACGAGCGGTGGGCCGGAGATGCTGGTCGAGCGCGACGTCGCCATCCCCATGAGCGACGGTGCCGTGCTGCGGGCGAACGTCTACCGGCCCGCCGACGGCGGCCGTTGCCCGGTGATCGTGTCGGCGACGCCGTACGGCAAGGACGTGCACGTCCGGAATCTGTTCCCGTCCGTCTGGCAGGTGCTGCTCGATCACTACCCGGAGGTTCTCGAGGCCTCGTCCGGGCAGCACATGATCTGGGAGTGCATAGATCCCGAGGTGTGGGTCTGTCACGGCTACGCCGTGGTGCAGATGGACGTGCGGGGCACGGGCAAGTCGGCAGGCTTCATGGAGCCGAACTCGCCGGCGCAGATCGACGACTGCTGCGACGCGATCGCCTGGGCCGGCGAGCAGCCGTGGAGCAGCGGATCGGTGGGACTGGTCGGGCTGGGTTACATCACCGCGGCGAACTGGCGGGTCGCGGCGCGCAAAGCACCCTGTTTGAAGGCGATCATCCCCTGCCAGGGGACCTACGACTTCTACCGCGACCGCACCCACAACGACGGCATCTACTCCAGCGGCTTCACCACCCACTGGTGGGAACGCGAAGGGAAGAACAACCAGCACGGCAACCCCGCCTGCACGTTGCCCGACATGTACACCGGCGAGGTCAACACCGGTCCGCCGCTGAGCGAGGAGGAACTGGTCCGCAACCGGGTCGACTACCCCGGCGAGATTCTCGCCCATCCGTTGCTCGACGAGTGGCACCAGGCCCGGACCGCCGATCTCGCGGCGATCGACCTGCCCGCGCTGGTGGTCGCGAACTGGGGCGGGCTCGGGCTCCAGTCACGCGGGACGATCAACGGCTGGAAGGGGCTGTCCTCACCTGAGAAGTGGCTTCTGGTGGAAGACGGCTCCTACTTCTTCACGTTCTTCACCCCCGAACGGGTCGCTCTCTTCCGGGCCTTCTTCGACCGCCATCTGAAAGGGATCGACAACGACTTCGACCTGTCGCGGGTGAGTGTCGCGGTCCGGACCGTCGACGGCGGGGCCGACATCGTCGAAGGCTCGGACTGGCCGCTGCCCTCCACGACCCTGCGGTCCCTGCACCTGGACTTCGCCGAGAACATGCTGTCGCCGACGGCACCAGAGCGGCCCACCCAGGCCTCCTACTCGCCGTTCGAGGACGCTGTGATCCTCTCGACGGCCCCCCTGGAGGAGGAGCTGACCCTCGCCGGGCCCCTCGCGTCGCGGCTCTGGCTGTCGTGTGAAACCCCCGACACCGACTTGTTCATCACGGTCCAGGCGTTCGCTCCCGATGGCGAGGAGGTGACGTTCCTGGCCGCGGTCGACCCGGCCGCGCCGCTGACGCAAGGCTGGTTGCGGGTCTCCCAGCGCAAGCTCGATCCCGACCGCTCGACCGAACTGGAACCTCTCCATACCCACGACGAGCGACAGCCCCTTGTGCCTGGAGAGGTCTACGAGGTGACCGTCTCGCTCTGGCCGACCAGCCTGCGGCTCCCGGCAGGCAGCCGCCTGCAACTGACCATCGCCGGCCGGGACTTCGAGCGGGCGGAGGGTCAGAAACCCGTGGTCTTCATGTCGCACGACGATCCGCGGGACCGTCCGGCGGAGATCTTCGGCGGACGCGTCACGCTCCACTCGAGCCCCGAATGGCCTTCAGCCGTGGTGCTTCCCGTTCTGTGA
- a CDS encoding crotonase/enoyl-CoA hydratase family protein, giving the protein MTEQPLVRTEIKGSIAIVTLNRPEKRNALSQKLYYSLKDTFSELPDAVRAVVFTGEGKHFCAGLDLAEHRESEPFESSLFSRASHEIVKSIRYCGRPVISALQGAVIGGGFEMASATQIRVADTTTFFRLPEGRRGFFLGGGGTVHVSRLLGPDRMTELMLTGRKVDAEEGQRLGLSHYLVPEGESLAKALELAEQVSENAPIANYMIVNAISQISEMPSEAGLFTESIAQALSLTRADAKQGIDEFLINKRDARFGA; this is encoded by the coding sequence ATGACTGAACAACCGCTCGTCCGCACAGAGATCAAGGGCTCCATCGCCATCGTCACCCTGAACCGGCCGGAGAAGCGCAACGCCCTGTCCCAGAAGCTGTACTACTCCCTGAAGGATACGTTCAGCGAACTCCCGGACGCGGTGCGGGCGGTCGTGTTCACGGGTGAGGGCAAGCACTTCTGCGCCGGGCTCGACCTGGCCGAGCACCGGGAGTCGGAGCCGTTCGAGAGCAGTCTCTTCTCGCGGGCCAGCCACGAGATCGTCAAGTCGATCCGGTACTGCGGGCGTCCCGTGATCAGTGCCCTCCAGGGCGCGGTCATCGGCGGCGGCTTCGAGATGGCGTCGGCGACGCAGATCCGCGTCGCCGACACCACGACGTTCTTCCGCCTGCCCGAGGGCAGGCGCGGATTCTTTCTCGGCGGCGGCGGGACCGTCCACGTCTCGCGGCTCCTCGGACCCGACCGGATGACCGAGCTGATGCTCACCGGCCGCAAGGTCGACGCCGAGGAGGGGCAGCGGCTGGGCCTGAGTCACTACCTCGTGCCCGAGGGCGAGTCCCTCGCCAAGGCCCTGGAACTGGCCGAGCAGGTCAGCGAGAACGCCCCCATCGCCAACTACATGATCGTCAACGCGATCAGCCAGATCAGCGAGATGCCCAGCGAGGCCGGCCTGTTCACCGAGAGCATCGCCCAGGCGCTGTCCCTGACGCGGGCGGACGCGAAGCAGGGGATCGACGAGTTCCTGATCAACAAGCGCGACGCCAGGTTCGGGGCATGA